The following are encoded in a window of Brevibacillus ruminantium genomic DNA:
- a CDS encoding N-acetyltransferase — MSVSSALAVRQATMSDVDQMLEIINHYAQQGLMLPRTKLSVCEHLQSFIVAHDGEKVVGVAGLHILWEDLAEIRSLAIAEGTKGLGVGKQLVLYLVDQCRGLGIKRTLSLTYQKEFFEKCGFKVVAKEALPQKVWKDCINCSKLPMCDEIAMIREI, encoded by the coding sequence ATGAGCGTATCAAGTGCGTTGGCTGTGCGCCAGGCGACTATGTCAGATGTCGATCAGATGCTGGAGATTATTAATCATTATGCACAGCAGGGACTGATGCTGCCGCGAACAAAATTATCGGTTTGCGAACATCTGCAATCATTTATTGTGGCGCATGACGGGGAAAAAGTAGTCGGTGTCGCCGGGCTGCATATTTTATGGGAGGACCTTGCCGAAATTCGTTCTCTGGCGATCGCCGAGGGGACAAAGGGGCTGGGGGTAGGCAAGCAATTGGTTCTCTATCTGGTCGATCAATGCCGCGGTTTGGGCATCAAGCGAACCTTGTCGCTTACGTATCAAAAGGAATTCTTTGAAAAATGCGGCTTCAAGGTGGTTGCCAAAGAAGCGCTCCCGCAAAAAGTGTGGAAGGATTGCATCAACTGTTCGAAACTGCCCATGTGTGATGAGATCGCCATGATCCGCGAAATCTGA